The genomic region CGGCCCCACGATGAGGGATCCCCCGGCGAAGACCGCCGCTCCCTCCACGCCCACCCGGTTGGCGACGACGACGTACACCGCGTACGCGGCCGCCGCCGCGACGGCCAGGTGCTCCCACGTCTTCCAGGAGGCGAAGCGGCCGCCCTCCGCGCCGCCCTCCCACGCGCCGCGCCCCGCCGCCGCGGACTGGGCGACGATCAGGTTCGCTCCGTCGGCGGCGAGGAGGTAGGCGAGCGCCGGGTGCCAGAGGTCCTCGCAGACGAGGAGCCCCAGCCGCCATCCGCCCCCCGCGTCGTACGCGCGCACCCGGTCCCCCGCGCCGAAGTACCGCCCCTCGTCGAACATCCCGTAGGTGGGGAGGTAGACCTTGCGATGGCGGTGCAGGACCTCGCCCCCGCGCAGGTGCAGCGCGGCGTTGAAGGGGACGAAGCCGGGGCCCATCTCCACCATCCCGAGCACCACGTCAGGCC from Longimicrobiaceae bacterium harbors:
- a CDS encoding nitrilase-related carbon-nitrogen hydrolase: MSAGEWSGARLRLRVEQFAPVLGEPDANLRQVAAAQAAAARDGVDLLVTPELALTGYDLRDRTHSVALPVGGSPFPALARGPDVVLGMVEMGPGFVPFNAALHLRGGEVLHRHRKVYLPTYGMFDEGRYFGAGDRVRAYDAGGGWRLGLLVCEDLWHPALAYLLAADGANLIVAQSAAAGRGAWEGGAEGGRFASWKTWEHLAVAAAAAYAVYVVVANRVGVEGAAVFAGGSLIVGPDGSVLARGDDLHKDRVTADLSLDAVARARRPYSHARDEDPRLVLRELARIVEEEAR